A genome region from Arachis duranensis cultivar V14167 chromosome 6, aradu.V14167.gnm2.J7QH, whole genome shotgun sequence includes the following:
- the LOC107494506 gene encoding glutamate dehydrogenase 1, whose translation MNALVATNRNFKLASRLLGLDSKLEKSLLIPFREIKVECTIPKDDGTLASYVGFRVQHDNARGPMKGGIRYHPEVDPDEVNALAQLMTWKTAVANIPYGGAKGGIGCNPSELSLSELERLTRVFTQKIHDLIGIHTDVPAPDMGTGPQTMAWILDEYSKFHGYSPAVVTGKPIDLGGSLGREAATGRGVLYATEAVLNEYGKNVSGQRFVIQGFGNVGSWAAQLISERGGKVIAVSDVTGAIKNNNGLDIPSLLKHSKEHKGVKGFHGGDSIDPKSILVEDCDVLIPAALGGVINRENANEIKAKFIIEAANHPTDPEADEILKKKGVVILPDIYANSGGVTVSYFEWVQNIQGFMWDEEKVNNELKKYMTRGFKDVKEMCKTHECDLRMGAFTLAVNRVARATVLRGWEA comes from the exons ATGAATGCATTAGTAGCTACCAACAGGAACTTTAAGTTGGCCTCTAGGCTTCTTGGATTGGACTCAAAGCTTGAGAAAAGTTTATTGATTCCATTCAGGGAAATCAAG GTTGAATGCACCATACCTAAAGATGATGGCACATTAGCATCATATGTTGGGTTCAGGGTTCAACATGACAATGCTAGAGGCCCTATGAAAGGAGGAATCAGATACCATCCTGAg GTTGATCCAGATGAAGTGAATGCTTTAGCACAACTAATGACATGGAAAACTGCGGTAGCAAATATACCGTATGGTGGCGCCAAAGGAGGAATAGGGTGTAACCCATCAGAACTAAGTCTCTCTGAGTTAGAAAGGCTAACTAGAGTTTTCACACAGAAAATCCATGATTTGATTGGAATTCACACTGATGTGCCTGCACCCGATATGGGAACAGGACCACAG ACAATGGCATGGATACTAGACGAGTATTCGAAATTTCATGGTTATTCTCCTGCAGTTGTGACTGGAAAACCGATA GATCTTGGTGGATCTCTAGGCAGAGAAgcagccacaggaagaggagtCCTCTATGCAACAGAGGCTGTGCTTAATGAGTATGGAAAGAATGTATCTGGACAACGGTTTGTCATACAG GGTTTCGGAAATGTGGGATCTTGGGCTGCCCAATTAATTAGCGAGAGAGGTGGAAAGGTTATTGCTGTGAGTGATGTAACTGGAGCCATAAAGAACAACAATGGCCTTGACATCCCAAGCTTACTCAAGCATTCCAAAGAGCACAAAGGAGTTAAAGGATTCCATGGTGGTGATTCCATTGATCCTAAGTCAATATTAGTTGAAGACTGTGATGTTCTGATTCCAGCAGCTCTTGGGGGTGTCATTAATAG GGAAAATGCAAATGAAATCAAAGCCAAATTTATTATTGAAGCAGCCAATCACCCCACTGACCCAGAGGCTGATGAG ATTctgaagaagaaaggagttgTGATCCTTCCAGACATATATGCAAATTCAGGAGGTGTTACAGTTAGTTACTTTGAGTGGGTTCAG AACATCCAAGGGTTCATGTGGGATGAAGAGAAAGTGAACAATGAGCTAAAGAAGTACATGACAAGAGGGTTCAAAGATGTGAAAGAAATGTGCAAGACTCATGAATGCGATCTTCGAATGGGAGCCTTCACTCTTGCAGTTAACCGTGTTGCAAGGGCCACTGTCCTTAGGGGTTGGGAAGCTTGA